The following coding sequences are from one Shewanella violacea DSS12 window:
- a CDS encoding SPOR domain-containing protein encodes MTNRDYANRKPSRKGKAKSKTTRRKSKAPAPRRFPLVLLLVTLGLVTGFGYFLWTINNSAKDLDEGEAAVAEQSVVKPTQKKDPKALPPKPKEKWTYQKELVNMKVEVDIPEVSGPAHRYRMQCGSFRTQPQADAMKAVIAFQGLDSNITKAKGTTGDWYKVSLGPYDRKRLAEKHRHVLQKAGINGCFLMFVN; translated from the coding sequence ATGACAAATCGCGATTACGCTAATAGAAAGCCTTCCCGAAAAGGTAAGGCTAAATCTAAAACCACACGCAGAAAGAGTAAGGCGCCTGCACCCAGACGCTTTCCGCTGGTCTTATTGTTGGTGACCCTTGGCCTAGTTACTGGCTTTGGTTACTTCCTTTGGACCATAAATAACAGTGCTAAGGATCTTGATGAAGGCGAAGCAGCTGTGGCTGAACAAAGCGTCGTCAAGCCCACTCAGAAGAAAGATCCCAAGGCTCTTCCTCCTAAACCGAAAGAAAAGTGGACCTATCAAAAAGAACTGGTAAATATGAAAGTTGAGGTCGATATTCCCGAGGTTAGTGGGCCAGCTCATCGCTATAGAATGCAATGTGGCTCTTTCAGAACTCAGCCTCAAGCGGATGCCATGAAAGCTGTCATTGCCTTCCAGGGATTAGACTCAAATATAACTAAGGCTAAAGGCACCACAGGTGACTGGTATAAGGTCAGCTTAGGCCCATACGATCGCAAGCGTCTGGCAGAAAAGCACAGACACGTATTACAGAAAGCCGGCATAAATGGCTGTTTCTTGATGTTTGT